CTTTAAAACCTACAATATTAGATATAtaacaggcatgtcaaactcgtttaggtgtgcgggccgcattaaaaattttctatgacgtagagggccgcagccaaaatcagttaaatcggtacattcagctttagtttttttgcagtaatactttacataaaaatcagtggtgtttttttttgtgacaatttaagacggggctacgcgggccgtattaaccaaggccgcgggccgcatgcggcccgcgaaccttcagtttgacatgcctgagatataattatcgaaaactttgcaaaataatttaatgaGCAGTCTTCGATCAAAAATGCAATTGCTAGTTTACGATTGCctagaatctatttttttattgattcactgTAAAAGAAGACTATAGAGAACAGAAAAGTGAAAGAAGTTAGATTTGCTCCTAAAGTGATTTGCTTCTactgttcattttaaatcgtgcttagacataatgggacaccctataaaacgatatcagaagaaaaaagttaaaactattgttttaaaaaacccctatttaccagtcattttgaaaGGTAATAGtgttactaaaaaaaaagttcagtctCTTGGACTCTTTTTTTATCCAGGATCGACTGTATAAATAATCAGAAACTTAATAAGTTTTCTCTTTATTCAATTAACTATATTGATAATCTGTGTTTTTCAAGAAGAGATCGAAAGTAttcttcaacattttcaaagtaGCTGTTTATAGCagatacaactttttttttcatcagaaaattttcaacgtacTGTGAAACTATTCGAATAGCAATATAAAAACATCATGAGAACATGTTACATTTCAATAAAAGGTAGGATATTTTACTGGGCGATGACGAAGAATTACCTGGTTTATGTGGAAAACGTTATCTATAGATGGTTAGAAAGTTTATTGGTGATTTTAGctctagtttttcatttttttttaattttccaaacgaAAACACACAAAAGCAATTTCATCTTTTTTCCCCCGAAtaccaaaaaaatgtcaaattattcttcttctgaatcttaaattagtgaaacatcatgttttttttttgttattcaaaccTTTCTTCGAAAAATAATCGGAAAACGCGTAGTACGTGAAGCGTTTGAAATGCCCGGACTTTGTcaggttttggaaaaaatagccggaaaaaaattctggtaaccttAGTCTAACTCATGACACAATATAATATCAacattttatatgaattttagatttttttaagtaggTAGGAGTAAAAACCTTGCACGATATTCTCTAAGCCTAAGACGATATTTATCATCTTATATCGACTGATAAGAAATGTTATTGTTGAAACAATTCACTCAAACGGCCATGTAAGCTTAAACCCCTACTAATAAAGATAACGTCATTTTAACCCACGAGTATGCAACGGTATACGCGTGTGAAgaacatcccaagtaaccaaaagttccataaaacaggctcttagaagcttactcagctCACGATACTTTCAAAGTCCATAGttgaagctgagtagaaggctattcagcctccACACGAgacctcgaaaaataaaaattaatgaaaaaagaatcaTACTTTTCCTTGCTTTGGATTGTTATAcctatttattctaatttaatgtTGCTTTGACTGTGAATGAGTTTTATACTTACTTGAATAACTTGCAtgcttgaagatttgaacctgaaccaacgaggtgagaactgaacacgctacctctgtaccatgGCCAATACTTAGATAgctgttattttaaacatcaagAAACTTagaataggcgatggaagcggtgacgaatttgggtgatggttttccactAGTGCAAGTGAGATGCAGCTAatatttcacccaacttttgacagatgttacgggtttttcttaaggagagaaagaataacttttcgcttccatcgcctattaaCGCTTTTTCAAAGCAGGCGATattgtaaaaatgtaaacattcatATCTATTTACCAAAggtgtataatttttttccaaaacaaactagGAGGAATCGCTGCCCAAAACTCAAGACACTACGATCAACATTCAACTTtaacaacaaatttcaaaacctcGTCGAGTTTTTTAACTCCAAAAACATCAACTACTTCAAGGAACTTTGCAAATTCGAAAAAGAAGCCAAATTGAATCTCTGAAACCAGCAAAAACGCTTACAACCGTAGGGCATATAGTCAAGACACTAGCCCTCCAATAGGAGCACCGCAGCTCCGaacagaaagaagaagaagaagaagaggaatcgaaattaaacgtgagtaatttatttttttttgtttttttttttgattaattttctaaCTATCTGTTtccaattttagtttaaaaatggaGAGGGCTTTCATGTGATTGCTCATCAAGGTTTTTCCCAATCATGACAATCAAGATTTGCGGAACTGTTTCAAATATAGATAAGGAATAGAGAAAGTTAGATTCAAGTTGATCCTTTTGAAGAATATTGCTAACAGCTGCGAAAAGCTACCGTCGATACTAGCCGGTAATCAATTTGCTCTAGGTGCTGGAGGTTTTCCAGCTTCAGCTGTAATAATAACTTCGCAATGGATAAATAAAGGAAATCGGATTGTAAACAaggagatgtgtttttttcagtttgttagatatgaatattgtgaaaacaaaataaaagtgaaatataTGTTAGATTTATGCCATCTATCCATTTTGATTACAACAGTGGATTTATTTGAAAGATTAATTCGTTGTTCGTATATTCGTAGCACTGACATTTTGTTATTCACTCTTGGGCAAAATCTTAACGCAAACGTTTGCAATGAAATTCTATAGAAGTTCCTCAtagaaccaaaaagttcgtatcaAGTTCTGcaaggaaccaaaaagttcgtaagaagttctgtatggaaccaaaaaattcgttaaaagatcgtaacgaagcacgataagcCAAAATGGATCCTGGATTATTTAAGGTACTTGcaacgcacaaaaatgttcaatgctacttgtttagactttttttgttcgttcagaatcccaaaacaagcacttattttcattttcagtaCCTTTTATCCAGCCAAATCTGAACTTTTGATGCACAAAATTAAGTAcctatgcgacttttggttacttgggatgtactttttttttttaagttttttcacaTGGTTTTCAAGCTCTTCATTTatgggaccattcaaatattacgtaacgcgtttaggggggggggaggtggtatagcagtttgttagagcaagttcactggtgttgggaaaagtggtagaaattttgtcactttcagcacattttgaaaatatttccatgcaaaaacattttcaagatctgtggtcttcaagttttttttaataacacgtgttgtagtttcgcatgctgtaatgcaaaaatagcaatatttccatcacatacggctgaaatagaaacagtactGTAAAacaaatacaacgcccaaagatcttgaaaacatttttgcattgtaaaattttcaaaatgtcaaaatttctaccactttttctcatcaccagtaaacttgctcttacggtttgtgaatttttaatagaaaatttgatagaaatgtGTTACGTAACGGGGTTGAGGTGTCGAAAATaaccgaaaattgcgttacgtatgtatttgaacggcccctatgAGCTTTTATCATCAATGCAGCAAAGCAGTAAAAAGCTGAATTCCACTACATTTGGCAATTTGGCTTTACGCGAGATTcgtacacagcaagaaaaattcgtgtaattttagattgaaaacgatgcacgaaaacggaacatcgtttataatctaaaattacatcatcattacactgaggcgtgtaaatttagaccaaAAACGATGCACGGAAAGGGAACAGTttattgtcgtgtaaaaatacacagcgatgtaaaattttagatttgttttcgGGATACTTGCATTTTTATGGAATATTAttagccttttgaaaagaaaaattacactagtttactactattaaatatttatttaaaaaaaacatcaatagtGAAGAAAAACAAAGTACACCCACCATCACGAGCACCACCAGACTGGGGCATTCTGCTGATATTCCAACCAGTCAGCGTCACTGGGGGATCAAGGGGAATTCCGTTCCGGACTGTCATGGTCCGGATCCATATGTCACTGTCGGGTCAGGATAGCTTTTGCTTACAAATGCCTCGGATCGTTCACGCAAATTATTCTCCTGGTAATCAAATTCCGGATCCCTGCCACTTTAAATCCTGCCGTCGCTGTAATCgagaaaaaactaattaatttcaataacatcattcgtttgtttgctaatttaaaaacttaccaCTTTTATCATAGAGATGATGGAGCTTCGTCTTGGAACGAAAACACTCGCGGTTTCCGAAAAATGACTCGACAGGCAAATGGCACAAACAAACAGtttcagtcaattttaaatcaaatagatataattttacactgcttgtgatataaatttcattggccgctttatttttacatcacggaatgtaaaattataccaaaacaatttatttttattcgctttttgaaaaaaagactaaaattacatcaaaagtaggggaaaattacatctttttttaattacacttgtgaaaaaatagatcactcgtgttttagattccgtatacttttagaaattttttgctgtgtatagcGTTACACACACTCGTGTTTTAGCCACCGCCTTACTTACCATTATCAATCGGCAGGCCCCACTGAGCCGCGGTTATGACGAATAGCTCCGCCCACGATTCCTCGAGCAGGATTTTCTGATCCGTTGTGGGAAGCTGCAAAAACGATGGTACCGATTTGGCCCATTTCACTGCTAGGAAGAGCAGCTTTGCTGCGGTTTCGAAAAGAATTTCCATTTCCGTTTTCTCCACCCCGCCGCAGCTGATGGATGAAGAAGAAGTGGTTGAGGAGGAGGAATTGGAGGATGAGGATGATCCATAATGGGACAGTCCTGAAGGTGTCGGTTGACAGGATGAGCTCTCCTCCGAGCTACTGACCTCGTTTTCTTTGGCCGCTTCGCTTATGTTCAGAATGGAGCTGATGGAATGAACGGGAGGCGGATGCGGGGGAGTGGTATCACCGGTAATCTTGGTGAACACGGATTCAGGGATGGATTTTTCCGCTTTTAGGGTGCCTAGACCAGGCGGTATCATTGATGTGCCGAATGCCGTCGGTGGAAAGTGATCGAACATGGTTGTCGTCGTTCCGTAGGGTGGCGGTACAAATCTTCCGGGATCCATTGGAGCGAAGGCTGACGAGGCAGTGATGTGCAGCGGAAGTGGAAAGAACAGATTCGTCTGAGGTGCCAGCGAAAACGGCCGGGAAGCGTAGAAATCGGAGGAGTTGAGTCCGTTGAGGGTGGCAAGTGGGCCACAGTTGCGAGGAGCACGCTCGTGTTGAACAGCTAGATTgagagaaaggaaaaaaaaaaataagtggaAAAAAGTTCAGAATGCGTACATGTGCTTCCGGTATGTTTCGGTAAATGGTGTGCGGTATTGTATTATAATATGGGGATAAAATGACAGCATTACAGGACTACAATGACTTTGAACAAGTTAACGATGATGGTTTCAGCTGCAGATGGTAGGATTCCCATACGCGCATTATTATAACCATGTCACCCTTAAATGGCATCGCATCAGCGCTGATGGCGCGAAGTGTGACACTTGGCTGTTGATATAATcgcttaaaaatcattttagggAAGGAGGTAGTTCCCACCTATGTTTCTTCAATAtgtagatctttttttttctaaacgttCATACTTTTTGTTTCAAGAAGGTGAAATCAGATTCCATTGTTCAAATAAGATACAATAACTTGATATCAGTCCCATTCTTACGTTTTGCAAAATAGTGGTATGatcactgatttttttaaaaatattttgaattatataTAGCCTtgaactgaaatctgaaataataACACCACGTGTTGATCCGTCAACACGTACGTCGAAGCAttgtatcgttgctgtgtacctgcagcaacattatatattatttattttattttcttacctgtttttcaatcagcactttacagtgctaaattattttcattttcttctattcatattttctcttttatcTCCAGCATGGGGAGGTTATAAACCGGTGTGaaagccggaagaaaacggattgcccaATCTAATTCAGGTACATCGgccaaaaaagttcaaatttccaattcattcgatgtccttaaaaatgaaaaggttccaccaattacggtcacgattcctatcttcaatgcctttcggaaagaaattgTCACTTCCGTCAAAGAtatgaagatttcttttcaggtCGGACTAAGGgaaactgctcgtatattggcggaatcttatgatgattttttaaattatttgaataataaaaaacatcaattttttaagtGATCATCCAttcaaagttgtacttcgtagtctcaccggcgatcagacaccggatgaaatCACAAccgaattaaattattttttagggTTTTCTCCAGTTCTTCAGTTTTCTCAAGTGAtttaaatgaggaaaagaaccaacacgaataataccagaagtgttggttttgcttttgagctttatttgatccattttaaaaaggatcaggttaataatttgcaaattcttgaaaaggctcgtcttatgtttcattgtcgagtcatgtttaaccttttcgaaaattttctacaaatgttcttcaaaatataactcaatgtcgtcgttgtcaagctctTTGTCACGACACTCACcacaaacagattttttcaagtttgcgAATTGCGCAAGTAATCATTCCTCCAATTccatagactgtcccgttagggcaaaaattattgctgaaaaaatcccaaagttgccagaaaagtttcttctcctctttCCTTCTTCTTGTCTTCACACATCAGGCCGGCAGCccgttcgcggtcagcctccgTCAACCTTGGAATCACGTCTTGGTTatgctcgaagtgattttaatgttacctgtgctgattcagcGTCACACACTTGCCCGCTTCGGGTATAACTAATGGGAAAAAAACCAAGTTTCAACGTACATGCGAAGGCTTAGAAAAATCCCCGAAATTTAAATACCTTCTcttcttcttcattttctgatcctaaaaattttgttgatttgggtgaaattaccgagaaaaaattaaaaattttgtatcaaaatttaacGGAAATGATGCAACGTATGTTgcaagcaaattcaatgtttgaagctttccaaacttcttttaattattccaacaaaattattatgacttgacgattccctcatggatccaaatagatttttaaatatcatgaattggaacgctagatctttgctgactaaccaagatgaattcttcttatttttgaaaactcaaaatatacatattgctgccatcactgaaatttttttaaagccatataataacttgaaaagcaatgctttctttaaaattttacgaaatgattgACTTGACCGACAAGgtggggtgtagctattgtcatcaaaagtcgtctcaaatttagacttcttccttctttcgaTATAGAAGATTCAGTCTTTTTGATACGATTggaaaacattcgtcgacgtcaatatcaacgaactagggatccttatttgaaatttatttcttgcgaccttcaaaaagagatcaaacgccttttaaattttatttctaacgaaaattttgctaaagcagtagaggacataaaaccctactcaaagccattttggaaattaaataaaattctgaaaaagtcccagaagccaattcctactttgaaaaataaagatataaacttattttaactaaggcagaaaaagctaaaaattagcccaacagtttgagtctgctcatgattttaattttaacgttgtaagtccaattgatgctcaaatttccctagaatttgatgatattctttctaagcaaattgtgtttgaaagttcttgtgagacaaatattgatgaacttaaattgattttcaaaaaaaattaaaaatacgaaagctccgggggaaaaTGGGATtcctatattcttattaaaaagttgactGAAAGCACTTTGAGTTTTTTAGTTAAAGtctttaataaatgttttcacttggtttatttttccataaatggaaaaatgccaaagtaacaccaattttgaaacctggaaaatgaAGTAACCGGGgaaatattgtaattttgtaaCTTAACTTGTTTCTTCTTAAAAATAACACACACGAGACACACGTCTGGTTTGGTCGGATGTCAGATCTAGAAGACCGATTCGTTTATTGAGAGCTTAACACAGAGACTCGCCAGCGAGGATCTCATTTTACTTAATTCCCAGAATGGAGTTACACCTAG
This sequence is a window from Uranotaenia lowii strain MFRU-FL chromosome 3, ASM2978415v1, whole genome shotgun sequence. Protein-coding genes within it:
- the LOC129758468 gene encoding photoreceptor-specific nuclear receptor-like, giving the protein MVEPVTMKLSSGPGSLCKVCGDRASGKHYGVPSCDGCRGFFKRSIRRNLEYVCKEGGKCIVDVSRRNQCQACRFAKCLQANMRREAVQHERAPRNCGPLATLNGLNSSDFYASRPFSLAPQTNLFFPLPLHITASSAFAPMDPGRFVPPPYGTTTTMFDHFPPTAFGTSMIPPGLGTLKAEKSIPESVFTKITGDTTPPHPPPVHSISSILNISEAAKENEVSSSEESSSCQPTPSGLSHYGSSSSSNSSSSTTSSSSISCGGVEKTEMEILFETAAKLLFLAVKWAKSVPSFLQLPTTDQKILLEESWAELFVITAAQWGLPIDNDFIVRNPSAKILQMAIHQFAQTHVDYREAACLKALILFRPDNANLYSANEILLLQDQTITLLHEKSGGVRLGHLLLLLPSIRAAANPKILQEMLFRKTVGEVAIERLLLDLMKT